Proteins encoded by one window of Bacillus sp. (in: firmicutes):
- a CDS encoding ankyrin repeat domain-containing protein, with product MKITNIFDSARDGTFEDFIKFYNGNANEINENLGLNLLELALVNDKNGKEKIKIIQFLISEGVDINFVDTKHRRNALHTFYFNVLSPSSEYMLLVTKLLIENGIEINALDKYNAVPLKYAITITKLPTEEIKHVYQYLLEHGANYNNKDIFGKSCIDYIEEYSWRNNLIEIIKEFENGNN from the coding sequence ATGAAAATAACTAATATTTTTGATTCAGCTAGAGATGGAACCTTTGAAGATTTCATTAAATTTTATAATGGAAATGCTAATGAAATTAATGAAAACTTAGGTTTGAATTTATTAGAACTTGCACTTGTAAATGATAAAAATGGAAAAGAAAAAATAAAAATCATCCAATTTTTAATATCAGAAGGGGTAGATATTAACTTTGTAGATACAAAGCACAGACGAAATGCTCTGCATACTTTTTACTTCAATGTATTAAGTCCATCATCGGAATATATGTTACTAGTTACAAAGCTGTTAATTGAGAATGGTATTGAGATTAATGCATTGGATAAATATAATGCTGTTCCGCTAAAATATGCAATAACAATCACTAAGCTCCCTACTGAAGAAATAAAGCATGTATATCAATATTTGTTAGAGCATGGTGCTAATTATAATAATAAAGATATATTTGGAAAATCATGTATTGATTATATTGAAGAATATTCATGGAGAAACAATCTAATAGAGATAATAAAGGAGTTTGAAAATGGAAATAATTAA